The Oncorhynchus mykiss isolate Arlee chromosome 22, USDA_OmykA_1.1, whole genome shotgun sequence sequence TGCTGAGTCTGATGAGATGAGCAGCGTTATCGACAGCCAAGTTGAGCCAAAACATAACATCAGATACACCATTAATAATTTATCATTATGAAATGGATGGGTCACATTTATTGAAATGATGCCATTCTAAGTGACGATTAACTGAATCGGTGTCATCATGCTTGCACCTCCTTTCGTCTGACGATGGAACCCACACAGCCTGAAGAAAAGCGTCGCCTCACCAGGGTCTTTGCAACGTTGCCTCTCTGCGTGATGTTTTTGCTGTGCTTTTCGTTTGCCATACGGATCCTTTGTTTTGCTACCATCTTCTGAGAATGTTATATTGATGTAAAAGTATTATATACCGGCGTTATTCTGATGCAGTGATGATGAAGCCACGAGACCCCACTTCTCTCTGTCTGCACCTGCTGACGTGCGCGTGGACGGAAGTGCGCTTCCATGGAGGTGGGCGCGCGCGCGCTgctaaactgttttttttttctgccTCACCTCTCAATCTAACCAGCCATTTAGTCAAACTATTTATTGTTGAAAAATGTAATGGATTAATAGTTATGCCATTTGCCAGAGAAAAACACTTTTAACTGTAGTCTCAGTTGTCACCAATGCACAATCAGTGGTCTATTAAGTTATTCTACCTTTCTCAGACAGAAGCTGTTGTCAGGGCCTTGCCTATGAGCTGCACATGCCTGGGGTGTCTGGAGAAAGAGCATCATGTGTTTATTTGACAAAccttacatacagtacaggacagtgacTATGGTGGTCTAGAAAATGATGCAAAATTAGGTTAGAAACATTTAAGTGACCTATTTTTAAAAATTTTAAATACAGAATAGTTTAAGTCTGAATTTCAACCCTCTCCACCACTTATAACTAACACATAACTAACAGCTTCTGTTTTTTTTAATACTCACAAATTTATATAATATCTTTAGATGTGATTATGTTGGTAGGGGTACAGATTTAAAATACCGAAGTGTGTTATGGGTAACATAGTAATTTAACTTTAGTTTTTGACCCAGTTGTTGTGGTGGCGGAGATGTAACCAAACTTTGAGCTACGCGCTTTTTTCTCCGTTTGCCCACTATTTTATTTGGTCATTCAGACTACCTCACATGGTGTACAAGTTTAATAAATGTTAACTACTTAAGTGGAACTCCAGACTAACTCGTCATTAGCAGCGGATAAGATCCACAAAGGTGGGAATTACCCCAAAGCATCCGTGAATTGCTCTGGCCCTGGAGCTAGCAAGTGAAGGCTCCCCTGAGCCGTCTGGACTGTGGTCTGGAGGCGAGGCAGGAAAGGTAACACCGGGGGCTCGTCCAGGATGAAGGAACCAGAAGGTCAACAAAGAAtcctggtggagagagggaaactgacCAGTGTAGAGAggttagcactggagtaatatgatcaaagcTTCTTCTATGGAGCTCCACTCAGTGGGGGTAGATGGCTGACTCTGACATGGGCCCCGTCAAGAGGTGGCTTGAGAAAGGACAGGAACGCCAATCATGGGGGACGTGTCGCCTTTCGGGCCAGCGACTAATGCCTATTGAAGCCAGTGGAAGAGACTATGTCAAGGATGCTAGAATGCTAGAATCGCTACATATTGGTGGTTCAAGACTATTTCACAGTGGGTGGAAGCCTACCCTCTACCCAACTATCAAGCCGCAACAGTGGCAGAAGTTCTGACAGCTGAATGGGTGTGTCGCTATGGAGCCCCACAGACTCCACAGCGACCAAGGCTCCAACTTCCAATCTGAAGTCTTCCAAAGAATGCGTGAACTGTTAGGAATCAAGAAGACTCTCACAACACCTTTCACATGGCAATCTGACGGGCAAGTCAAAAGATTTAATGCCATTCCACAGAAGAGCTCAGCCAATACCACAGAACGTTGTCATTGGGAGTGGGACCTCAAACCCCCTGAAGTATGTGGGTCTGTAAATTGTGACTGTTTTATATTCTATGCATTGAGATGTGGGCCATGTTTTGGGAACTGTGTTATTTTGTATGGGACAAAAGACAGGTATTTTGTAAACAGAaggaaacattttttaaatataacagTTGTTGTAAGTTGCAAGTACTAACCTTTTTCCTTTTCAGGAGAGATAAATAGGGGTCCTGCATTCACACTGGAATAACATGTGCAAGCCCCACAGTGGACTGCTAGGTACTGGAACCTCTGACTTGCCTTCCTTTCTCTAGGTATCCTCATCTGAAACCAACAGCTTTTGGGGTgacaggtcgcctagtggttagagcgttggactagcaaccaaaaggttgcaagatcaaatccctgagctgacaaggcagttaacccacttttcctaggccatcattgataataataatttgttcttaactgacttgcctagtaaaattaaAATGAATAAAATGTGCTACCTACCGCTCCATGTGCTTTTAGGGAATATGGACTGTATAGACTACTTGCTCTGTCAGGACAGGACAAGTTCAGAGGAATTTATTGactgaaaataataataataaaaaaacattgttCTGGCAGGAAAGGTAACAATTTGCTTAAGtactgagaaagagaggagagagaagaagaagatgagaGCAGAGAAGATATAACGGTGCCGGAAGGGGTGGCTgatgttttacgggctcctaatcAACTGTGCTATTTTGATTGTTTTTTCGCATAgtttgtaactcattttgtacataatgttcctgctaccatctcttatgaccgaaaagagcttctggacatcagaacagtgattactcacctcgaactggaagaagattttttttttaatgagtccgacgcgaAGAATATACTGCTTTGTCATGACAAGGCAGAAATCTCCATCAtcagcgtgaagaaaagacgaAGGAAAAGGGGAAGGAGGGTGGGGTGCATTGTAAGAATTTGCAGACgagtaggtaaaccaccactTCCCTGTGTATTATTtgccaacatg is a genomic window containing:
- the LOC110501708 gene encoding stress-associated endoplasmic reticulum protein 2 isoform X1, translating into MVAKQRIRMANEKHSKNITQRGNVAKTLVRRRFSSGCVGSIVRRKERPQEEKYPVGPWLLALFVFVVCGSAIFQIIQSIRMGM